Below is a genomic region from Lampris incognitus isolate fLamInc1 chromosome 2, fLamInc1.hap2, whole genome shotgun sequence.
TCATCCCCAGGCTTAAGGGCAACACGAGGTTTGCCTGCTCTCTTGCAGTCATAGAACTTTTGGATGTCCTTACTTTTGTCCATCAGACGCTTTACTTTGAGAGGGTCATAGGCTGTTGGTGTGAGTAGCACACGAGCAATAGGCAGCTCATTATGTGGCCTCCTGTCCATGAGCAGTTGAGCCGGCAACAATCCTATTGACTCAAGTGGAGTAGTTCTGTAGTCCAACAGTGCAAGGTGTTTGTCTGGTGCGTTACTCCAATTTCTCTTCACACTTTGCACTGCGCGCTCTGCTTCACCCTTTGAATGTGGTGTATGGTGAGGATGTCTTGTGTGAAATACCATAACTCTTGCAGAAGTCTTTAAATTCCTCTGAGGAATACTGTGCACCGCTGTCTGTCCGTACAGTGGCAAGGATGCCATGCCTGCTGAAATTAGCTTTCAGAGTCTCTATGGTGGGGTGACTGTGCATGTCTTTCAGGTCATTAACTTCAGTAAATTTTGAGTAGTAATCCACTAGGAGGACATACTGTTTGCCTTCAAACTCAAACAGATCTGATGCCACCTCCTCAAATGGCAGCTCTGTCGTTTCTGTTGGCTTGAGTGGTTGTCTGGGCAGTTTATTTTTGAAATCACCACACTTGCTGCAATTTCTGACTATTTCTTCGATTTCAGCACTCATGTCTGGCCAGTATAGCATTTCACGGGCTCGCTGTTTACTCTTCACTATCCCTAAGTGAGATTGGTGTATCAGCCTTAGCATGTGCTCTCGCGTGGTGGGGGGCACTATTATACGTAGTCCTTTGTATACAACTCCATCAGATAACACAAGCTGGCTTCTCGAGTCCCAATATGGCTGAACAGGAATTGGCACTTCCCATCTGTGTTCTGGGCAGTCATGCTGAATTGTCTGTTGGAGACAGCTTAGCTCTTCTTTTGTGCGCTGCTGCAGTTCTATGTCCTTCTGGTTGCTAACTGCAACAAAGTTGAGCATGAAGACACACTCTaggccaggggtgcccaactccaggcctcgagggccgcagtgtctgcaggtatttgttgcagccatgcactacaccagctgatttaactaattcctttccctccttggtccaagaagtgagctaattagttaaatcaggtggtgtagtgcatggttggaacaaatacccgcagacactgtagCCCTCgaagcctggagttgggcacccctgctctagGCCATCCATCTCAGGCGTGCTCTCTGGAAGCTGTGCTCTGGACGGCGTCCAGATATCAGCTCCCTCGTGcttctgggcacacgcgcttccgatggcctcacagtctcaccatcccacttctgacaccatgtaatgtactTAAAACGGGACACACGTCTCAGTTGGGAGCCAGCTTGTTTATTCTGCAGTGTGAACCAAGCTACAGGTGctgtgtagggacagaacagactgtAGCAAGGGAAGGCAAATACAGTATGTTACATTGCGAACGACATTAGCTCCACTAGACACTAAAGGAGCTAGCTGGCTACATTAGCCTTGCTAACCGCAACCGTTTAGCAGGTTGTGGTTGGCCATATTAGCACCTCTGATAGCTAATGGTGCCGATAGGCCGCAGTTAGCAACACTAGCAGATCCGAGAGCTAATGGCGCCAACAGCCTGCAGTCAGCCACATTAACACCTCCAATAGCTAATGGAGCCAACAGGCCGCAGTCAGCCACATTAGTGGCTCCAATAGCTAATGGTGCCAGCAGACCGCAGATAACCACATTAGCAACAAGAGAAAGAGGAGTGGAAGACGGAGAAGAGTGGGCAACCTTCACCGCCTGCCCCTCAAGCACCTCacctggggaggaaaaggaaccCCCCCGGCCCAGAAGAAGCACCTTTCAAGGTTAACAGGGCTAGCATTCGGACAATAAGGGCGCAGTTATCCACGTTAGCGCCGATAGTTAACGGTGCCAACCCTCCAGAACAAGCCACCTTACCTTCtggagaattgggggggggggttggagaaaAGAATGGGCAATGAACACCATCTGCCCCTCAATAGCCTCAATCGGAAGGAGTGGGGGCATCCCCTCCAGCCTGGGTGGGGTACCTCAGAAAACTATTAGCACTAACACCTGAAACTACCTGAGTAACAGTGTGATTAGCGCAGGAAGCAGCTCTTTTAATGAGGGTGTAAGGGTTGGGACAACGGCCTTTATTGACACCATAAGAAAAACTCTGCCTTTGACTGAAAGCAGCCAAGTGAACGGGGCCAGCACCCCTGCCACGAGGCAGGACCAGGGGCTGGGACGATTGAGAGGGCACAGGTAGACTGGTGCTGGCGGTGGAAGAGTTGTGAGGCCTGTCCTTGGTGAAGCGCCAATGGCGGGGTCTCAGCAGAGGACGACGCTGCTGCTACTGCCACAGAGGGGGGTGCTGGGGACAAAGATGGGAACCCAGCTTCTCCGACGCCTTACGGGCTGCCTCCACAACTTGTCAACGAAGGCCTGGATGTCCGGACCAAAAGGGGGAGTCACAAGAGAGGGGTGCGTTGAGCAATAGGTAGGTAGTAGTAAGTAGGTAGTAGTAGCTGATCAGCCCggtcggtcacggctcttttctgtcctggccccatagtggtggaatgaactccccactgatgtcaagacagcggagtcgctgcccatctttcggcgcaggttgaaaactcacctcttcaagaactactaccctgttacttgctgttagcacttattgtattcactcattcaaaaaaaaaaaatcatctctttcttgcgcttttactttagcactggttttgctcttagatgcttgtttagagagaagatgcacttatgacctctgatgactagtagttctcccgatttcctacgttaaatgcacttattgtaagttgctttggataaaagcatcggctaaatgactgtaatgtaaatgtaatgtcatgtaaagTAGGTGCCGCTCGTGCTCATTCAGGGATGATAGGCCCAGCCAGAGATGTCTGTACCCCACTTGTGTAGCACACATGACACAGCCACCGTTTATGGCAAAGGCCTGGGACATCCGGAGAATGGCTGAGGCAGTCGTCTGGGCTTAGGTAATCTCTGCAGCAGACAGCTCGGTCTGCTCGTGGGTTAGCTTGTCAAGCGACCCAGCTAAAAAGGCTTAAGTTTCTAGCCAGTGCCACCACCAGGGAGGCACTGGCATAGCCGCGGTCAAGAAAGGTAACCGTCAACCGGTCCCACTCATTGGGCAGTGACGGCCGACCATCTGGCTAGAGGGAGGATGAAGGCAGGGGGCAGATCCTGACTGAATCCTCGATAAGAGGCACTCCCTTGTCCCACTCCCAGCCCTCCATGGAGCAGTAGGGACCATAAGCCAGAGCCGGAGTCTTGGCGCCAAACGGGGAGGCTCACTTACGCTGCGCGTAGTGGTAGATGGTCACCATCTTAGGCCATAATACATGCGGGTGAGGCCTACCACATGGCTGGACACAAAGGCCGCCCATGAAGTCGTCCTGGGGAGCAGCGAAGGGAGGAGATGAAGGAAGAGGGATAGTCATCCTCAAGGCGGCCAAAGAAAACAGGCAGGGCAGGTCATTCAGAGGGTACCAGTGAGCCGCCAGTGGCTCCGAGTCAAGGAAGAGAGACGTCGAGTCCTCTTCCTCGAAGACACGACGGTTGTCCTCTTCGTCATAGTCGGCCCAGGATTTAGAACAGGCCTCTGACCTCTTGCTCGCCAGCACGGGGGAGGCGAAAGGAGTCAGCATACTTCAGCCTGTTCTCACGTTCCACCTGGGGTAGAGTGAGGCAGGTAGGAGAGGTCTCAGCTTCCTCCAGGTGATGCCAACCGAGGCAACAGAAACAGGCCTGGTGGCTGTCCAGCGAAGACATCTCAGCAGCCCGGGAAGAGCAGGTATTGGTCGGCGAAGGCATGACTATGAAACCGGAGGGTGGCAGAAAAAAAATTGCAGAGCTGTACTCAAGGTgactgagtgagaaagagaggtgaGCTGTAGAGGCGCTGGGGTTTTATAGGTGGACGGGTgctgtgtggctcctaccaccTGTTTGGGTGGTGAGGGAAAAGATCTGTCTCAGGTGCCGAGGCAGGGCCTCGAAGGGGTAAACCAATTGCGAAGCCTGTTAGAGGGCAAAACACGTACGGCATAGAAGTATTGTTCTTACAACGACATTTATAGCCTTTTCTTACTTGAACGGGGCTTAACCATGTCAAGTGATATGCTGCTTCAATATACttcaacaacaaatattactctAACCACTGCAGAAAATGCAGATGAACAttgaatatccaggaattcacattatagacactaccgctgactatccctataacaaattggccacaatttccaaaattgaccatacacggtccagatATATACTAggatttgacctagtcttgtttgtcATTCCCCATGTAGGGATGGGGAAGGATACATTTATTATCTGCTGTTTCCCCATTCTTTCCTATggcccagtaaaaaaaaaagatcacaaagaaaaaaacaagtaaaaagtggaaaaaaaattgtttaTCTGACCGTGCACTCTTCTCTAATTCTTCCTAAATGCTTTTTTATCTGACCCCAAAACAGGAATCTCTCCATCGCTGCCATCAGAAGTTGGACTATGTGCTGGAACTCAACCTGGCCTCTCCTCTACAGGCTGCAGATGTTTGCACATCAGGAACGCTCAGTGATCAGCTACACACCAACTGATATTCAGGATGCTCTCCTGACACCTGCGGCTCAGACTTTACCACAGGCAAGCAGGCTCTTACGATTCTCACAGCCGTCAGTGGAGTTGGAGATTTGTTATTGATCAGCCAAGTGAGAGGTACCCTGAATATTAAGACCAAGTATTCCTGAGGGCCTTGTTCACGCAGCAAAGTCTGTAATAAAAGTGAACACATGCAATTTAAACTTTGTGTTTCTTCCATTTATCTCGAGAGATCCCTGTTGACACACGACTGTTAATGTTGGTGAAAACTGTTTGTGTTTTCTGCATTGCCATAGTGTTAtgtgacttttattttatttatttttttaagaaaatgttttaaatgtaTTCAGTAATTGCTAATGCGACTTTGCAAGATGGTTCCAATGCTTAATTTTGCTTTTCTAAAAGCTTGTTTCCTTTGGGATGTTTCAGAGACTTCTTTTAGTTTTATCTTTAGTGATATTTCCAGGTGTACCGCATTAAGAACTTGCTTAATTTGTAAAGGGTAAAGTTTTAATTCATATGACCCAATAAAATATACTTCCTCTTGATTTTAATCACCGAACTGTCATTATCTTGGCACTGATTGCTGGTACATtctggagagacagagaaacacaaGCTGTTTGATGTCATTGTTGTATTGCATTCCCCTTGAATTAGTAACCAGCGGTTAAGATAAGACGCCATCATCACGGGTTTAACTAGGTCATGAACACCataaggcagcacttaagtttgTGTTTTTAATTGGTTTCCTCACACAGGTCATCAATCGAACAAAGCACAGGGTAATAAATGAACAATATGAGCTGGTAACTTTGGTGAATACAGTTGTTCCTCAAGAAAGGATAACAAAAAAGATCTCTGAAGCAGCTTACCGGTTATTTTTTGTCCAGTTATGTGTGATAACTACATCAACTAAAGAAAAAAACATCAACGCGACGATAATGTGGCATATTGTATCCttgcaaatttaaaaaaagagcCACTTTACTGCTGTATTTCTGTATGCTGATGATATTTTCATTTCCAACAGAACAttaatgcagcactgagatcccaTAAGCCATCACTGACAGTCATCACAGCTCAGTCCACCCCTCGTTTTCCTCCAATACAAAAACTTCCACTCGGAACTGAGCGCATTTTCTATCTTATGTGAATGTACATTTGCAAACATATACACATGAAATTCTGGATGAGCTTCAgggtatgcaaaaaaataaaatacctGATTTAGCATTTCTAGAGAACTCGTCTTACATTCCAGTTATGGAGCAGCAACACTACAGTGCAGCCTCTGGGTGTGGTCTTGTGAAACATGTCTTTGTAGCATCAAATAATTATTCAAACAAGGCCGATGAATTGCATGGTGTCGAGTTCTCATGCTGTCATAAAGTGCTTTTGTTGGCACGGTGTTGGGATTATTCGACAAGATCAGGGCACCAATGTAGCTTTGAAACCCCCAGACTTTACAGCAGTGTTCCTCGTTGCTGTCCCTGTCTGTGCCTGCCTGTAGCCACAAGTAAAGCAGAAAGTGAAACACGACTTCACAACGGCCCATGCAAGTGATAAACTTTCGGATGAACTCCGTTTATGGTCTTCTAGTTACACCAAAAAATGTTAAATATTAACTGCACCACACTGGAGGTGGCTTAGCTGTCTGAAAATGAACTGCGGACTTCAATCTTTTTAATGCCATGACCGTTTGAATACGTAACTTTCCAAAACTACGCCATATATCGAAACGAAATATGTCATGAGCCTCAACTTTACTAGGAAGTTGGGAGCGAAGGCTGTGCAGGTTCAACAGGTTTCCCTTGTCGTGAATCAGTGTATGATAAATATAATTCAAGTAATTTCTCATTCTTTTAGCGAAATGAGTAAAATCCAAACAAAATCAGTTATTTGACTGAGTCCCTGATGCATATTAAAGTCTTCTTGGCACTGTCATTATCTACATAATATTTTCTACTGCTGTCTAACAGCCTTACATGACATTTTCATGCTCACACTTTGGTATCAATCAATGAATCCTTTTTCCTCAAGTCAAGAGAAGTCACAAAACCCTTCCTAAAACTGAATTCAAGTGTTATTACCGTAACGTTGGACAATTAGCCTTGCAAAGCAAGGGTTCGAACACAGTGCTTGTGGACACGAGCCTCTCTGCCTGACGCTGGTATTCGAAGAGGCGAGACACATCTCTTATCCATTACACAGTAAGCAAACACTTTCTCCAGCCGCTCTGTTGACAGTCAGAGGCTGACTATTAACACAAGCAAATTTAGACTCAAACGACTAAATGAGCTTTTTCGTAATACTAACAGTTGTAAACCGGACAACACAAATATACCACCAGATACTGAACCTTGGTCCTGTCACAGTCTCCTACACACGATCAATACAGCAGCTCCAAAAACAACTGTTTGACGACGTCATTTGACTTTGGGGTGAATTTAAGATACCGTTTAAAAATTGTGGGAACttctgagacaaaaaaaaaagatctcactgccatttaaaaaaaatccctgttGAAATTGAGACAGTAATTTAACAGCTTTGAAGAAACTCATCTAGCACCGCCAAGGTTTTACAACCAAGTAAGGCTTTTTAATGATCATCTAGATTGTAAACTCACGAGTCAGTGTTCCTTATTCATCTCAACAAGCAGTTTGATATGAACCAATTCCCCCATTTTGGTACTGTACAATTTCTCAAGTATGAACAGTTATCACCTCCATCTTGCAGCTTATACCACATAGCAAACTTTGGCCaaggatatatatagatatatagatataaatatatattcatTCCACTACCAGGTCATGTGCCAGTAATTTTGCTGCACAATGGTCTTAACTTGCTGGAGCACTTCTTATGACCATAGCCTGTTTATAAGCCTCTGTTACATTCTCACAGTCTGTGATAGAAAAAGCACTATCAGCCACTCCAGACTCATAGCAGTTCCAGGGCCTCAACAGACCTTCCCCAAGTATTGTGTCCTCTTGTATGTCTAGGAGGTTGTCGGCagacacacaccccctcataCTACCCTTTGCTGGTTGACTGATCGGTGTCGGGGGTCCCATACGATCAGGTAGATCCAGCTGATCGAAAGATTCTGAGGACAGAATGCTGTCCTCGCTGATTGCCCCACTCGGCCTTGCCCTGGAAATGCTACGGGGCAAAGAAGCAGCCAGCTGGTCCAGAGAGCCAAACTCCTGCAGCCCGCCTGTGGAGAACTTCCCATTGCGCTTCAGGATGCCTTTCCTATGGGTTGATGCCGAGGGGCAGTCACAAGCTTGTATCTTAGCAGAATCGCCGCTCTCTGGAGAGGAAGAGTAGTACCCTGACTCCTGCTCTGTTGGCTTTTTCAGGATACCTTTGCGAGGCATCAGCGCTGGTGAAGGGGCTTCAACTTGTGTGGATGAGGCAAAAATGTTCTGTGGCTCGACTGGCCCCAAGCGTACGGCTTCACTGATTCCTTTCTGTTTCAAACTGTTGCGTCTCTTCAGAATGCTCTTGGTGGGTCGAGTTTCGGTCGCCCCATCGTGTGCACCCTGAGAGACGTTGTTCTCTTTTCGGGACCTCCGCAACGAGCGCTGCCGCACTACATCTCCTCCGCCTCCCTGGGAGCGCAGCAGGCAACGCACCTTTGAGCCATTCTCCAGGAGGGGCCTGGATGTGCGGCGCAGCCAACCGGCAATGCTGGCAAGTCCGCCAGGCTGCTGCGTGGACGGAGAGGCTGACGAAGCGGTCTGCCCCACTGCCGCCGCCTTACGCTCAGCCAGCAAGGGCTGCTGGTAACCCCAATTCACCCACCAGTGTCCCGCAATCTCCTCGACCGTAGCTCTGCGCTCAGGATTAACCATAAGCATCCAGCGAATAAGCCCGCATGCAtctgaaacagagggagagaaggggaaaATAGTATTATTGTGCACAGCTATGGTAAACAATCAGCATCAACCGCAAAAGGAAACTTGGAAATCTGGTGAGGTGACAACAAAATTCCCTTCACTGAGAGTCTGAGATATCATTTCTACCTGAGGGGTTGGTAGGTTTGCGGTAGTTCCCAGTGCTGATCTGCTGGACCAGATTTTTGTGGTTGTTTCCATCAAATGGCATGGCACCATGAACCAGGGTGTATAGCAGCACACCAAGGGACCAAGTGTCCACCTCTGGTCCTCTGTAAGGCCGTCCATTGACAATCTCTGGAGAGGCATACAGAGGGCTGCCACAGAAGGTCTGCAAGTATTCATCACCATGGTAAAGATTGGACAGGCCAAAGTCAGCAATCTGCAATGAAATACACAATTACATGTAATGAGTACAGGATTTATGTGTTGTATAAATTACATAACAACAGCTTCTGCCAAATCCTCTGGCTCCTGgctagcaaccgggatggctcagagagcgggggtgattggccaagtacaattggggagaaaaaaaggggggggggtttgataaTTTCCCTTTGTAAATTTAAATAACAAATTGTCTTTCCCTTCACAAGATCATGTGTCAAATTAGGGGAACTGATTTAAAAGCTCAACTTCCTGCCGAACACCTCAGTGGCCAACGCCTGATGTGATTTGCATTCGTTCCCCTGTACCTTTTTATTTATGAAGCGTATTATGTGGGCTCAGTTTAGCAGTGAACGAAGGAGACGTCATATACCTTAGACTTGATATGTGACTTCAAGTCTGTTTTTGAAGCCATATTGCACAGCACTGTAGCAAAGAACGTTTTGTTGTAACATGTTTGGGAATATTACAGACACAGAAATGCAGTTGTTTTCTGTGGTTCCCTTATCCATACCTTAATGTTGCCATTCCCATCCAGTAAGATATTCTCCAGTTTCAGGTCCCGGTGCACTATTCCATTCTAAAAGAAAAAGATAGGAGAGTTATTTCCTTAACTATATTTTTGTACAATAatttccccttctttttttttttttagtttcagtTTCCTTGTTCCTGGTATTTGCATTCATCATAGGGGGACGGCTCCGCCTCTTAACGGTCAGAACAAATTCTGTTCCAAGAGAGGAGTTCTTGGGTACATGAGCCATGTTCCATTGTCCACCTCTCTGCAGGGGGGCATGCCTTCCACTAGTGCCGAAGTtcaactccaaaaaaaaagaagcatatcGGCTACTTCCTCCTTTAACGCCTGCTACGAGCCCAGTGCTGAGGCAACTGACATGTCTTTGCATGTTTCTGCATGTTCGATTCATTACTTGCACAAACTAAACTGTTGCGTGCAGTGCTCCAGAAGTCGTCACGAGGCTACACAACTTTAGACAGTCCTTTACTGACCTTTTCTGGGTTTACGACAGATACTTAACTATTTATCGTCACGTTATCAATCAGTAAAAAGGGACTAGACAGGGAGGACAGATGGTTGGTGCAGTCTTTTGTAGGGCAATTCCCTCTGTAAACGTTGTCCAAAGTACATGTATGAATGTCCCATGCTGTGTTTGAACGGCTACCCTGTAATATTACACAATGTGCTCTCGACTTGCATTGTACCGCAGCCCTGTTCCCTCGCACCCTCATTAGACTGTGAgaccatgcgtgtgtgtgtctgtgtgtgtgtgtgcgcgctcagaCCATTTGGGCTCTAGTCCCAACACTGGCTCTCCATAGACCGACTGTTAATTTCCCCCTGCATCATTCTCACAGCCACTCTGTGCACAATGGCCGGCTGACAGTGAATAATGCCCATTATGTAACTTTGTGGGTGCCAGTGTCCTGGAAAAAAAGCTGATGAGCGGATGGGCTACTGTGGGGCTGAGCTCTGCGTCCTGTGGTTTTACAGTGGTGAGCATGGGTACagattttttggggggaaaaTAAAGGTACTTTTTTTCATGACATAACTAGTTTTTCCAGGTGCCTGTTG
It encodes:
- the nuak2 gene encoding NUAK family SNF1-like kinase 2; protein product: MEDLGDTGLSSNYGPTRQVLPVEDANFREPASQVPVKKQAVKRHHHKHNLKHRYEFLETLGKGTYGRVKKAKERSGRTVAIKSIRKEKIKDEQDLVHIRREIEIMSSLSHPHIITIYEVFENKDKIVIVMEYARRGDLYDYICEKQRISEQEARGFFRQIVSAVHYCHRNGIVHRDLKLENILLDGNGNIKIADFGLSNLYHGDEYLQTFCGSPLYASPEIVNGRPYRGPEVDTWSLGVLLYTLVHGAMPFDGNNHKNLVQQISTGNYRKPTNPSDACGLIRWMLMVNPERRATVEEIAGHWWVNWGYQQPLLAERKAAAVGQTASSASPSTQQPGGLASIAGWLRRTSRPLLENGSKVRCLLRSQGGGGDVVRQRSLRRSRKENNVSQGAHDGATETRPTKSILKRRNSLKQKGISEAVRLGPVEPQNIFASSTQVEAPSPALMPRKGILKKPTEQESGYYSSSPESGDSAKIQACDCPSASTHRKGILKRNGKFSTGGLQEFGSLDQLAASLPRSISRARPSGAISEDSILSSESFDQLDLPDRMGPPTPISQPAKGSMRGCVSADNLLDIQEDTILGEGLLRPWNCYESGVADSAFSITDCENVTEAYKQAMVIRSAPAS